One Tachysurus fulvidraco isolate hzauxx_2018 chromosome 2, HZAU_PFXX_2.0, whole genome shotgun sequence DNA segment encodes these proteins:
- the si:ch73-100l22.3 gene encoding uncharacterized protein si:ch73-100l22.3 isoform X2, which translates to MESYDEFIRRQAIHIRMNVCEKPERRISQPSTIKFYGLPILPPLLNKDQKEEMQSLRESVSELTNKRKTSSLSYVQTILESIQLQNVSTIEEFKDELGLENSMNNKFQSITRLTGGNNEYTKATESHWNSSSLPFSQQMPSKKMAIMEIHPLTSTACDGHKDLSLRPFDRDDSLESSHTTVLFGGFPVFGPRLEKSVEMNTGYGYDSSSLSISDDHSLIDASHQGLSSGYVTNETPNITPSWINRTEHIGKDPECRQSHGGEVTLNSSNMSNRTGDIISHTPVDGEVLEEEYVVLNNAQINELIEPVNLAVVPEPSEGPYRMSLQNLLKKSQEHRRRQRLLRNQAKALNASEAAPANEHSHSDKENEGWLPEDNGQAEVKRTSENQVEDHLADQDPLTHKQDGERESIEPCEVIYQCTDFLNFTTALNSTGSSNGKMSSSSNCPNIAVSPTQFTSAKSLYQSRGKKMGSMLPRPCLTGNKKFKNIPAPKVCLSPARSKKSSATSVLVKKNLVKVPVCVDDETRPNPCGQSKSRPVGLLPGTEGVVPVCKSMDQTKQIAQLELNLSSLKVLISDLESTLAESQAHNPKEAANNSQQTLLSEHESVSLPASDGKSQCVVTFSETVQQKVLAKDHGIEPGTKQHEPPQCVTSLVQKMMLPEPFCTINGSKQLSERTAVLPNANNQLEERKNATGNKKKASELMDDSLNASSLNRSYDVDTPSGLWSQSGPGRKQLTPELGGQEGVSRAKRRLQMNHVDENTLGQQSIEERAQSSTPKAIQSAVQELKLRDEHGAQVRALMEEQWRRQHEILQSRLPLCHRPLMAAAVKGYLTRRLLRTERVAQLIRTIKDTQLFLQSFQPPTPGREYNSKQDRVLQERVTLQLRSARYELHDLFFSVCPADRMQVISWDRQLSRERLLKVKESTELQGRRKGSLSAATRKALERKRTLMLQKKAAERTKPAVGAEERWTFVPNPRRVPKKTTPLRRR; encoded by the exons ATGGAAAGCTATGATGAATTTATCCGAAGACAAGCCATCCACATACGGATGAATGTCTGTGAAAAGCCTGAACGACGAATCAGCCAGCCATCGACGATCAAGTTTTACGGGTTGCCCATTCTGCCTCCTCtg cTGAACAAAGACCAGAAGGAAGAAATGCAAAGCCTGAGAGAATCAGTCTCTGAACTTACAAATAAGAGGAAAACATCGTCACTGTCTTATGTACAGACCATACTAGAGAGTATACAg CTACAAAATGTTTCAACCATTGAAGAGTTTAAGGATGAGTTAGGACTAGAAAATTCAATGAACAATAAATTCCAAAGCATCACTCGCCTCACTGGAGGTAACAATGAGTATACTAAAGCTACTGAAAGCCACTGGAATTCATCGTCCTTACCTTTCAGTCAACAAATGCCTAGCAAGAAAATGGCAATAATGGAAATTCACCCGCTCACATCTACAGCTTGTGATGGTCATAAGGATTTAAGCCTTAGACCTTTTGACAGAGATGATTCTTTAGAGAGCAGCCACACTACTGTTCTGTTTGGAGGTTTTCCTGTGTTTGGTCCCAGGCTGGAGAAATCTGTGGAGATGAACACAGGTTATGGATATGACTCTTCCTCACTTTCAATTTCAGATGATCATTCTCTTATAGATGCTAGCCACCAAGGGCTATCATCTGGATATGTGACAAATGAAACCCCCAACATCACCCCTAGCTGGATTAACAGAACGGAACACATCGGAAAAGATCCAGAGTGCAGACAGTCACATGGTGGTGAAGTGACATTAAATTCTTCAAACATGTCTAATAGGACTGGTGACATCATCAGCCACACTCCAGTGGATGGAGAGGTCCTTGAGGAGGAGTATGTAGTTTTGAACAATGCACAGATCAATGAGCTTATAGAGCCAGTAAATTTAGCAGTGGTGCCAGAGCCGTCCGAAGGACCTTACCGCATGAGTCTGCAAAATCTTTTGAAGAAATCTCAAGAGCACAGGCGGCGTCAGCGCCTCCTGCGTAACCAGGCAAAAGCTTTGAATGCCAGTGAAGCTGCACCTGCCAATGAACACAGTCATTCTGATAAGGAAAATGAGGGATGGCTGCCAGAGGACAATGGGCAGGCTGAGGTCAAGAGAACAAGTGAGAACCAGGTGGAGGATCATTTAGCAGATCAAGATCCcctgacacacaaacaagatggagagagagagagtatagagcCTTGTGAAGTCATCTACCAATGCACAGATTTCCTTAATTTCACTACAGCCTTAAACAGCACAGGGAGTTCAAATGGAAAAATGTCATCTTCATCAAACTGTCCAAATATAGCCGTCAGTCCCACTCAGTTTACTTCAGCAAAATCTCTGTACCAGTCCAGGGGCAAGAAAATGGGCAGCATGCTGCCCAGACCTTGCTtaacaggaaacaaaaaatTTAAGAATATTCCCGCTCCAAAGGTTTGCTTAAGCCCAGCGCGCAGTAAAAAAAGCAGTGCCACATCTGTCTTAGTCAAAAAAAACCTGGTCAAAGTGCCTGTCTGTGTGGATGATGAAACAAGACCCAATCCATGTGGGCAAAGCAAAAGCAGACCTGTGGGTCTCCTGCCAGGGACTGAGGGAGTTGTGCCTGTGTGCAAGAGCATGGATCAGACCAAACAGATCGCTCAGCTGGAGCTTAACCTGTCAAGCCTTAAAGTTCTAATCTCCGATCTGGAGTCAACACTCGCAGAGTCACAGGCACACAATCCCAAAGAGGCAGCCAACAACTCCCAGCAAACACTGCTTTCGGAACATGAAAGCGTCTCTCTGCCTGCTAGTGATGGAAAGTCTCAATGTGTGGTTACTTTTAGTGAGACTGTACAGCAGAAAGTCCTAGCTAAGGATCATGGGATAGAGCCAGGGACTAAACAGCATGAACCGCCACAATGTGTCACCTCTCTAGTGCAGAAAATGATGTTGCCGGAACCTTTCTGCACTATCAATGGTTCAAAGCAACTCTCTGAGAGGACTGCTGTTTTACCAAACGCCAACAATCAGCTTGAAGAAAGGAAGAATGCCacaggaaacaaaaagaaagcatCTGAACTCATGGACGACTCCTTAAATGCCTCCTCTCTTAATCGGTCATATGATGTGGACACACCCTCAGGACTGTGGTCCCAGTCTGGGCCCGGAAGAAAGCAGCTGACCCCAGAGCTGGGTGGGCAAGAGGGGGTGTCACGTGCCAAACGTAGACTGCAAATGAACCATGTGGATGAAAACACATTGGGCCAACAGAGCATTGAAGAACGAGCTCAGTCCAGTACACCTAAAG CAATTCAGAGTGCTGTGCAGGAACTAAAGCTGAGGGATGAGCATGGTGCGCAGGTCAGAGCTCTGATGGAGGAGCAATGGCGAAGGCAGCATGAAATTTTGCAG TCCCGTCTTCCTCTGTGTCATCGCCCCCTGATGGCAGCAGCTGTAAAAGGCTACCTGACCCGCAGGCTCCTTCGTACAGAGAGAGTAGCTCAGCTCATCAGAACCATTAAG GACACTCAGCTGTTTCTCCAGAGCTTTCAGCCTCCTACACCAGGCAGAGAGTACAACAGCAAACAGGATCGAGTTCTGCAAGAGAGAGTCACACTACAG TTGCGCTCAGCACGTTACGAGCTGCACGACCTGTTCTTTAGTGTGTGTCCTGCAGACCGCATGCAGGTGATCAGCTGGGACCGCCAGCTGAGCAGAGAAAGACTGCTCAAAGTTAAG GAGAGTACAGAGCTGCAGGGCAGAAGGAAAGGTTCTCTGTCTGCTGCTACCAGGAAAGCCctggagaggaaaaggacattAAT GTTACAGAAGAAAGCGGCAGAAAGGACAAAGCCAGCAGTGGGTGCAGAGGAAAGATGGACGTTTGTGCCAAACCCACGCAGAGTTCCAAAGAAGACTACTCCATTACGGCGCAGGTGA
- the si:ch73-100l22.3 gene encoding centriolar coiled-coil protein of 110 kDa isoform X1 codes for MESYDEFIRRQAIHIRMNVCEKPERRISQPSTIKFYGLPILPPLLNKDQKEEMQSLRESVSELTNKRKTSSLSYVQTILESIQLQNVSTIEEFKDELGLENSMNNKFQSITRLTGGNNEYTKATESHWNSSSLPFSQQMPSKKMAIMEIHPLTSTACDGHKDLSLRPFDRDDSLESSHTTVLFGGFPVFGPRLEKSVEMNTGYGYDSSSLSISDDHSLIDASHQGLSSGYVTNETPNITPSWINRTEHIGKDPECRQSHGGEVTLNSSNMSNRTGDIISHTPVDGEVLEEEYVVLNNAQINELIEPVNLAVVPEPSEGPYRMSLQNLLKKSQEHRRRQRLLRNQAKALNASEAAPANEHSHSDKENEGWLPEDNGQAEVKRTSENQVEDHLADQDPLTHKQDGERESIEPCEVIYQCTDFLNFTTALNSTGSSNGKMSSSSNCPNIAVSPTQFTSAKSLYQSRGKKMGSMLPRPCLTGNKKFKNIPAPKVCLSPARSKKSSATSVLVKKNLVKVPVCVDDETRPNPCGQSKSRPVGLLPGTEGVVPVCKSMDQTKQIAQLELNLSSLKVLISDLESTLAESQAHNPKEAANNSQQTLLSEHESVSLPASDGKSQCVVTFSETVQQKVLAKDHGIEPGTKQHEPPQCVTSLVQKMMLPEPFCTINGSKQLSERTAVLPNANNQLEERKNATGNKKKASELMDDSLNASSLNRSYDVDTPSGLWSQSGPGRKQLTPELGGQEGVSRAKRRLQMNHVDENTLGQQSIEERAQSSTPKAIQSAVQELKLRDEHGAQVRALMEEQWRRQHEILQSLAMKYDFLRSVSFPCPSPGSRLEDMTTSCLSSSPVSMGLGSSSHPHEFILSELSALSDSLNISQSRLPLCHRPLMAAAVKGYLTRRLLRTERVAQLIRTIKDTQLFLQSFQPPTPGREYNSKQDRVLQERVTLQLRSARYELHDLFFSVCPADRMQVISWDRQLSRERLLKVKESTELQGRRKGSLSAATRKALERKRTLMLQKKAAERTKPAVGAEERWTFVPNPRRVPKKTTPLRRR; via the exons ATGGAAAGCTATGATGAATTTATCCGAAGACAAGCCATCCACATACGGATGAATGTCTGTGAAAAGCCTGAACGACGAATCAGCCAGCCATCGACGATCAAGTTTTACGGGTTGCCCATTCTGCCTCCTCtg cTGAACAAAGACCAGAAGGAAGAAATGCAAAGCCTGAGAGAATCAGTCTCTGAACTTACAAATAAGAGGAAAACATCGTCACTGTCTTATGTACAGACCATACTAGAGAGTATACAg CTACAAAATGTTTCAACCATTGAAGAGTTTAAGGATGAGTTAGGACTAGAAAATTCAATGAACAATAAATTCCAAAGCATCACTCGCCTCACTGGAGGTAACAATGAGTATACTAAAGCTACTGAAAGCCACTGGAATTCATCGTCCTTACCTTTCAGTCAACAAATGCCTAGCAAGAAAATGGCAATAATGGAAATTCACCCGCTCACATCTACAGCTTGTGATGGTCATAAGGATTTAAGCCTTAGACCTTTTGACAGAGATGATTCTTTAGAGAGCAGCCACACTACTGTTCTGTTTGGAGGTTTTCCTGTGTTTGGTCCCAGGCTGGAGAAATCTGTGGAGATGAACACAGGTTATGGATATGACTCTTCCTCACTTTCAATTTCAGATGATCATTCTCTTATAGATGCTAGCCACCAAGGGCTATCATCTGGATATGTGACAAATGAAACCCCCAACATCACCCCTAGCTGGATTAACAGAACGGAACACATCGGAAAAGATCCAGAGTGCAGACAGTCACATGGTGGTGAAGTGACATTAAATTCTTCAAACATGTCTAATAGGACTGGTGACATCATCAGCCACACTCCAGTGGATGGAGAGGTCCTTGAGGAGGAGTATGTAGTTTTGAACAATGCACAGATCAATGAGCTTATAGAGCCAGTAAATTTAGCAGTGGTGCCAGAGCCGTCCGAAGGACCTTACCGCATGAGTCTGCAAAATCTTTTGAAGAAATCTCAAGAGCACAGGCGGCGTCAGCGCCTCCTGCGTAACCAGGCAAAAGCTTTGAATGCCAGTGAAGCTGCACCTGCCAATGAACACAGTCATTCTGATAAGGAAAATGAGGGATGGCTGCCAGAGGACAATGGGCAGGCTGAGGTCAAGAGAACAAGTGAGAACCAGGTGGAGGATCATTTAGCAGATCAAGATCCcctgacacacaaacaagatggagagagagagagtatagagcCTTGTGAAGTCATCTACCAATGCACAGATTTCCTTAATTTCACTACAGCCTTAAACAGCACAGGGAGTTCAAATGGAAAAATGTCATCTTCATCAAACTGTCCAAATATAGCCGTCAGTCCCACTCAGTTTACTTCAGCAAAATCTCTGTACCAGTCCAGGGGCAAGAAAATGGGCAGCATGCTGCCCAGACCTTGCTtaacaggaaacaaaaaatTTAAGAATATTCCCGCTCCAAAGGTTTGCTTAAGCCCAGCGCGCAGTAAAAAAAGCAGTGCCACATCTGTCTTAGTCAAAAAAAACCTGGTCAAAGTGCCTGTCTGTGTGGATGATGAAACAAGACCCAATCCATGTGGGCAAAGCAAAAGCAGACCTGTGGGTCTCCTGCCAGGGACTGAGGGAGTTGTGCCTGTGTGCAAGAGCATGGATCAGACCAAACAGATCGCTCAGCTGGAGCTTAACCTGTCAAGCCTTAAAGTTCTAATCTCCGATCTGGAGTCAACACTCGCAGAGTCACAGGCACACAATCCCAAAGAGGCAGCCAACAACTCCCAGCAAACACTGCTTTCGGAACATGAAAGCGTCTCTCTGCCTGCTAGTGATGGAAAGTCTCAATGTGTGGTTACTTTTAGTGAGACTGTACAGCAGAAAGTCCTAGCTAAGGATCATGGGATAGAGCCAGGGACTAAACAGCATGAACCGCCACAATGTGTCACCTCTCTAGTGCAGAAAATGATGTTGCCGGAACCTTTCTGCACTATCAATGGTTCAAAGCAACTCTCTGAGAGGACTGCTGTTTTACCAAACGCCAACAATCAGCTTGAAGAAAGGAAGAATGCCacaggaaacaaaaagaaagcatCTGAACTCATGGACGACTCCTTAAATGCCTCCTCTCTTAATCGGTCATATGATGTGGACACACCCTCAGGACTGTGGTCCCAGTCTGGGCCCGGAAGAAAGCAGCTGACCCCAGAGCTGGGTGGGCAAGAGGGGGTGTCACGTGCCAAACGTAGACTGCAAATGAACCATGTGGATGAAAACACATTGGGCCAACAGAGCATTGAAGAACGAGCTCAGTCCAGTACACCTAAAG CAATTCAGAGTGCTGTGCAGGAACTAAAGCTGAGGGATGAGCATGGTGCGCAGGTCAGAGCTCTGATGGAGGAGCAATGGCGAAGGCAGCATGAAATTTTGCAG TCTCTGGCAATGAAGTACGATTTTCTACGGAGTGTGTCCTTCCCATGTCCCAGCCCAGGATCACGTCTGGAGGACATGACAACCTCCTGTCTCTCCTCCTCCCCTGTTTCTATGGGGCTGGGTTCTTCTTCGCATCCACATGAGTTCATTCTGTCTGAACTGAGTGCTCTGTCAGATTCACTGAACATTTCACAG TCCCGTCTTCCTCTGTGTCATCGCCCCCTGATGGCAGCAGCTGTAAAAGGCTACCTGACCCGCAGGCTCCTTCGTACAGAGAGAGTAGCTCAGCTCATCAGAACCATTAAG GACACTCAGCTGTTTCTCCAGAGCTTTCAGCCTCCTACACCAGGCAGAGAGTACAACAGCAAACAGGATCGAGTTCTGCAAGAGAGAGTCACACTACAG TTGCGCTCAGCACGTTACGAGCTGCACGACCTGTTCTTTAGTGTGTGTCCTGCAGACCGCATGCAGGTGATCAGCTGGGACCGCCAGCTGAGCAGAGAAAGACTGCTCAAAGTTAAG GAGAGTACAGAGCTGCAGGGCAGAAGGAAAGGTTCTCTGTCTGCTGCTACCAGGAAAGCCctggagaggaaaaggacattAAT GTTACAGAAGAAAGCGGCAGAAAGGACAAAGCCAGCAGTGGGTGCAGAGGAAAGATGGACGTTTGTGCCAAACCCACGCAGAGTTCCAAAGAAGACTACTCCATTACGGCGCAGGTGA